One window of Cohnella hashimotonis genomic DNA carries:
- a CDS encoding carbohydrate ABC transporter permease, which produces MNLKSPGEKAVDAVLYAVIGTVLLMVLYPFVHVLSVSFSDRGEALRYGFHFFPRSFSLEAYEQVFQARNIWVGYENTLFRMIVGTAASLLVTILAAYPLSRPYFPYKRAFTLVILFTMLFDGGIIPTYLLLRDLELINTRGVYVVLHMASAFHVLVMMSFFRTIPKELEESARIDGAGEMRTLLQIMLPLTVPVLVTLTLWNLVMHMNQFSDNLLYVTDRGKFVLQYVLQEILIQDRQDSFASLTQTQEPPAPESLKMASIMVAITPLLVIYPFLLKYFEKGTMVGSVKG; this is translated from the coding sequence ATGAACTTAAAATCTCCGGGCGAAAAAGCGGTCGACGCGGTGTTGTATGCGGTGATCGGGACGGTGCTGCTCATGGTGCTGTACCCGTTCGTCCACGTCCTGTCGGTATCGTTCAGCGACCGCGGAGAGGCGCTTCGCTACGGGTTTCACTTTTTCCCGAGATCGTTCAGCCTGGAAGCTTACGAGCAGGTATTCCAAGCACGCAACATCTGGGTCGGCTACGAGAACACGCTGTTCCGGATGATTGTCGGCACGGCGGCGAGCCTGCTCGTGACCATCCTGGCCGCCTATCCGCTGTCCCGCCCTTATTTCCCGTACAAGCGGGCGTTTACGCTGGTCATTCTGTTCACGATGCTGTTCGACGGGGGCATCATTCCGACGTACCTGCTGCTGCGCGATCTGGAGCTGATCAATACGCGGGGCGTCTACGTCGTGCTGCATATGGCCAGCGCGTTCCATGTGCTTGTCATGATGAGCTTCTTCCGCACGATCCCCAAGGAGCTCGAGGAGTCGGCGCGCATCGACGGCGCAGGCGAGATGCGGACGCTGCTGCAGATCATGCTGCCGCTCACCGTGCCGGTGCTGGTGACGCTGACGCTGTGGAATCTCGTCATGCATATGAACCAGTTTTCCGACAACCTGCTGTACGTGACCGATCGCGGCAAATTCGTGCTGCAGTACGTGCTTCAGGAAATCTTGATCCAGGACCGGCAGGATTCGTTCGCCTCGTTGACGCAAACCCAGGAGCCTCCGGCGCCGGAGAGCCTCAAGATGGCGTCCATCATGGTGGCGATCACGCCGCTGCTCGTCATTTATCCTTTTCTGTTGAAGTACTTCGAGAAGGGCACGATGGTCGGCTCGGTTAAAGGCTGA
- a CDS encoding ABC transporter permease yields the protein MSQIRLFWKYKELSVMLLVSLSAFILFKFGPMYGLLIAFKNFRVVEGVWGSPWVGLLHFRRLFADPNFYTLFRNTMLINVYFVLIVFPAPIAFAIMLNELRHRWFQRIVQTTTYLPHFISWVIISGLFIYFLSPSMGVVNYVIQLLGFDPIFFMGEKQYLRPLLVLSMLFKELGWNSIIFFAAIAGIDPQLHEAAVMDGAKRWKRIWHITLPCLMPTVVVMLILSLGGFLNTNFEQIYNFLNPLNYDRGDVFETYVYRIGLQQFQYSYTAAIGLFKSVVGLTLVLLTNAIARKASGGEQGLW from the coding sequence TTGAGCCAGATCCGACTGTTCTGGAAATATAAAGAGCTGAGCGTCATGCTGCTGGTTTCGTTGTCGGCCTTCATTTTGTTCAAGTTCGGTCCGATGTACGGCCTGCTGATCGCGTTCAAAAATTTCAGGGTGGTGGAAGGCGTGTGGGGCAGTCCGTGGGTCGGACTGCTTCACTTCCGCCGACTGTTCGCCGACCCGAACTTCTACACGCTGTTCCGCAATACGATGCTGATCAACGTCTATTTCGTGCTGATCGTGTTCCCGGCGCCGATTGCGTTCGCCATCATGCTCAACGAGCTGCGGCATCGCTGGTTCCAGCGGATCGTCCAGACGACGACGTATTTGCCGCATTTTATCTCGTGGGTCATCATTTCCGGCCTGTTCATCTACTTTTTGTCCCCCAGCATGGGCGTCGTCAATTATGTGATCCAGCTGCTCGGCTTCGATCCCATCTTCTTCATGGGCGAAAAGCAATATTTGCGGCCCCTGCTGGTGCTGTCGATGCTGTTCAAGGAGCTGGGCTGGAACTCGATCATTTTTTTCGCGGCGATCGCCGGCATCGATCCGCAGCTGCACGAGGCGGCCGTCATGGACGGCGCCAAGCGGTGGAAGCGCATCTGGCATATTACGCTGCCGTGCCTCATGCCGACCGTCGTCGTGATGCTCATCCTGAGCTTGGGCGGATTTTTGAATACGAACTTCGAGCAAATCTACAACTTTCTCAATCCGCTGAACTATGACCGCGGCGACGTATTCGAGACGTACGTGTACCGCATCGGCCTGCAGCAGTTCCAATACAGCTACACGGCCGCGATCGGGCTGTTCAAATCGGTCGTCGGGCTGACGCTCGTGCTGCTGACGAACGCGATCGCCCGCAAGGCCAGCGGAGGCGAGCAAGGACTATGGTGA